Within the Aspergillus luchuensis IFO 4308 DNA, chromosome 5, nearly complete sequence genome, the region GGCTTTGAACACTGTTGGCGGTAGCTAAGAGGATCCTGTCTAAATCCAGGCGATGTGAACCAGCTTGGTTTCCTTCTGCAGTAGTTAGAATTCCCACAGGATGACCGTATTGCCCTTTACAGGACTCTCTTGTTTCCGCGTTGTGATGTAGTATTAGATACTACAATCGACCGTTTTGTAAACTTCCTTAAACAACTACACTTCGGAAATGAGGGCTTCGGAACCCGCAATGTAGCTATATTGGCATTCCGGTAGAAGTTCAGTAGGTGATTCATGTTCCGAACGTAGACAGGCGCGATCCCTAAGGAGTGATTGAACGGTCGGGAGGCTTGACGAATGAGAATGTCTCATACGAGTCTTTTTTGGGGTCGGGGAGGGGTGTTGTTAACGGATCAAGTGCAATTGAGCTCTGAACTTCTGGCCTCGTAACATTTTTATCACTTAAAACGCCCTGTCGGGCTTGGCCAGGCATGTCTGCTTTGCCTGATGTAGGAGAGCATAATTTACCCATGCCTAAAGCCAGAGAAATAAGGGCTGCCATCTTACAGTAGAACATCTGCGAAACCAATTTATTCGTATAACCCTGTGCATAGAGCAACATGTGCTGTGCTTTTGGTGGCACGTATATTACCATCATACAATATCAGAAACCGAGGCTTTTCGTGTTGTCTGTAGCTCTTTCCCCAGCTTCATTAGTCCATTAGTCGATAAACAGCCAGTTGGGCGCTCCGTACGCTGTAATCCATAGTCGCCGCAGTTTCATCTGGTATCTCAACAAATTGGCCCACTACCGCAAGGTTCTCTACCCCAACTCCTACCACCCTTGGCCGGTCTGTATAGTTCCGAGCCAGCAGGGGAGCTGCTAAGCGGGGTGCCACGCGCGGAATGAGTGAGAAGTGACTGAGGGTGTTCTCAGAGTACGTTGGAATGCTGCAGCAACTCTGCAAGGATTTCTGTTCCCCCACATTCAAGCATTGGCTTTTCCACGTAGTTTCCTTCCCGCTCGGGAGAGGAAGCGTGCCCCCAGATAATATGTTCGTCACCAGAGGACCTGCTGATCGTCTTGCTTTGAGGTCTAAATAGGCTGAGGGACCACTCGCTACCCGGCAGCACAATCGAAACTATCTTTTCAGGATTTTCTTGGGTGAGCTTGGCAAAGAAATCACACTGGCGAGACGTGATCTTAAAACATTCTGCTCTCGACACCGTCACCCGGGTGCAGAAACTGTATGGATCGCCGAGATTTGGAAATAAACCCAACCAGAGAGACCAAGTTTCATCGAGATGGTCTTCTGCTGGCAACAGCTCCTGAGGTGGTGGGTCTGTGGGAGTGCCGTTCGAAGACCCCGATATGGCAGAACCAAGGGTTGCAATAACAACGTCATGAGGGCCTATTGTGATCGTTCTCTCAATCCCTTCCTGAACTATTTGAAGCTTTGAAATTCTTTGACAGCCAGTGCCGTTGTCCATCGTTGTAAGAGTAGTTTTGCTGTTAAATTTCAAATCAGCACCCTTACTCTGGAGAAAGCGAGTCATCGGCAAAATTATGTCTTCGTGAGCATTATACGTGCAACGATTTAGTGCAACGGGGTCGGTAGAGGACTGAAGGATTTCATGAAAGAAACTGCGCAAGCATCGGCGAAACTCAACAGCGCTGTGCCACGGTGAGAATCCAAACCTTTCTATATGTATGAATATGTACTCTGCTTCCATTTAGTGTGAAACAACATACTAGAAGCCCAGACAGCCCAAAATGCACTCTTGAAGAACCCATTGCCCAAACAGTCCCGGATCGTCTTTCGGCCCAATGCCTCCTCGGAATGCTGCAGAAAAAGGGCCAATTTGATCCGGACTTTCCAACCCGTTCGTACTCCCCTTGCATTGCATACCTGTTCTTCGTGTCCACGTTTGATCAAAACACGTGTCGGAGCAATCTCCCTTGGAGTGCATCTCAAATTGTCCAGAAGAGTCTTGCCTGGTCCGGAAATCAAAGGAATAATGGACAGCAAGTCCTCCGTACAGCCATCGCAAAATATAGGGAGACATGCAACTCGGTAGTCGTAACCAATCGTAGCGTTGCCAATAGTAGGCAGACCATCCCTGGCAGATGTGCGAGACTCCACGACATGAACCTGCGATGCAGGTATACTTGCCTCCTGGATCAAATGTACTGCAGATGCCAACGAGGCTATACTGCTGCCGAGTATCCACGCATGTGCCCGCTGATGCTGGGGTATGCGAAGTTGTTGCTGTCTGACGGCCATCCTGAAAGTCCGATGTCCATCAGATTGTTCAGGGAAGTGAAATGAGACTGCAGGTTAATTCTTTCGGCTAACCCAGGCCATTTATGTCATATATTGTGGCAGTAGCGTCTCTCCCACAAGACATTGGCTGGGTTGAAACTTAAAAGTCACATGCAATTTGGGGGAAGTAATTCTTTTTGCCACCCACCTGCGGAGTCATAATATTGCGACCCGAACCATGAAATGAAATATATACAACAGCTACTCTCTTAACCATCGTAATtcagagagaaaaaaaaaaatatacatTCATTGTACCATCGGGGACTTGTGACCCAGCGGAAAGTGAACTGCGTGAGGACAGCTGCACCCAGCGGACTACCGAGGAAAATAGCGACGGATTTAAAAGGCCGTCGAgtatttaaagattatattgtCACCGCTGATGAcccggaggaagaagacaccCAACGCAGCGAAGAAGACCATTTGAGGAGAAAGTTTACGACGACGAGAATCGCGCAGTAttcgccgtcgccgcctGCAAGGCCAGTCCAGATCAGGGCCTAAGTTCGTTAGTATTGCCAACCACAAAATGATATGTTAGTATCGTCTGGGGTGTAATTCACCATGGTGATACATCGCGCCAGTCCAACCAGAATGAGCCCCTGACGTAGCTCAAGTTGTCTGGGAGGAATTCCCGGGCTAGTGCTAACTAGAATAGCATTTGTTAGTCATTGAATGATGAGTTGGGGAGGCTTGAGAAGTCTTATCATAAAAATTGGAGCAGTAATCCTGTCAACGAAAATACTGTGATTGAGGCTATTCTACGGCTACAGCCTGCTTTCCACTCGGCATACCTCGCCGAAGGCTCTACGAGGATGGGGGTACGGGTCGCAGCCCTATGTAATACCAGAGCGCAGCGAAAGTCATGACGTTTGAGCGTGAAGGCTACTGGGATAAGAGAGTCGTGAATTGCGTCTTGGTTGCCCGATCGGGttagaaggaggaggaagctggCCTTGTCACATTGGGCACGTTCAGCCTCCACAAGGTctaaataatactactatAAGGGCTCTCGATAATGAAAGTTTTGCATATAGCTATACGACAGCTCGTGAAAGGTAGACGGTGGCATCCCAGGTTCTATGGAACCTGCTTTTTACTTAATAGGCAACAATTGACCGGTGTTGAACCAAACTCCACATTGGACAGTTCAGAAAGCCGGAAATTCTTTGTTCGCGCTATTCATATCAtctttgctgctgttgctgcaggTTGTGTCCCACTGCAGCGGTTTGAACTCTATGTGGGGTTGTCTAGAGTTCCAGTGGACCCAGGAATGCTACAGCTCCCGGATTTCTGCCTCACTATGAGTCCTATTACTTCGACACTCACAACCTTACGATTCACAGTTGGGCCAccagagaggggaagtgcGTTACCCTGGGCAAGGCATCTAGTACGATTTATCGTGCAGTTTTCCAGGCTTGAAGCGCTACGTCTAGGTTTTGATTCTCGTATTCAAACAGGGGATCTTAAGGCGCTAAGCGAAGGCATTTGCCTCAAAAATCTCCGCGTCTTGGAGATCGACACAGTCAGTGGTACGGAAGATCATTTAGCTAGGCCACTTCTTGCCCATAAAATGATTTTGCGCGACGTGTATCTGGAATTAACCGAACTTCCAACTCTAGAGTCCTGGAAATCATTACTTACGACCCTTCGGGATGAACTTTGTTTAGACCGCCTTGAAATCACGGACTGTGAAGCCAGTGATCGTATCGTTATGTTCGGCGACAAGTAGTTATCAGATTCTATTAGCATccaagaagggaaagaagttTTGGATAATCTCATCGGGACACTAACgttggggaagatgatctgAGCCACTGTTGGGTGACTGAACATGCTCTTGCGGAGGTGGATACCAATCGCGTGAGCTATACATACCTGGAAGTGGCCGCGAAATTGAATAGAAGACTTTAGAAAGATTTCGATCGAAGGGTGACTTTGATGAGGTATCAGTGTCCTGGCCGACCACACGCGTGCAACTGTTCGAATCCAAAGTCTCGATCTCACGTAAGTTGACAATGAAAATGATGTGTGAACTCCTGCGGTCCGATGGAGTGTCTCTGGTTACTGTGGGGTCTCCAGTCGGTGTACTTTATATCCAGAGATTCTCGGTCGAAGAAGCCGCGGATGCAGGCAGTTGTGCAGTGTGAGTGTGTAGAATGCCCGTCTTTCACAAATTTTTTTATTGCCCTGCCCGGCGCGtatcctttcccttcccctcggtTGTTGCCTAGGTCGCGGCTCGGTCGGCTGCGCGACGCTGCTGCGGCAGATGGCGAATGCGATTATTGCTCAGTGCCGCTGCCTTCAATGGACGAATGCTTCGGTGTAGATGCGCCTGGTTGACAACGAGCGCAAGCGCGTGTGTTGTACCTTTTCCGAACTCGTTTCCAGTGGGAGGGCCAATAACTAGACGCCTGCGGGTCTTTACGGGAGGCTTCGGAAATCTCGCTCAACACGTCGAATTCGACCTTGCGAGTTGATAGGTTGTCGTGTGCCACACCGTGCTCTTCTGGAGTCCGAGGTTCGACGGCCAGGGCTTGAAGAGCGAACGCAAGCACCTGATCGATAGCAGTCCAGTGGAGGCGCAATTCACCGTCGGCCTGAAAATCCGCCTGCACATCTTCATTCGGGATACACAATAACTATGGAACAATGGTGGCATCATCCTTTCGAAGGTGGAGGGAAACCAAAGCCTCCCCCTGTGCAGATGTAGTCGTATCGAACGCCACTGTCCTTCATGTATAAGAATATCTGAGTGACCATGGCGGCGACGAGGCGAGTTGGCATAAAATCCAAAGGTGTCGCCTTCCTGTTCAATGACATCCCGAGCCAGATCCATCGGTGTATACCCGCCACCCCACCAATTCAGGGATCGTCACTTTGTGCGGCGCTTCGAACTCCACTGCATACACAGGTATTGCCGTTCATCCGCCACAAGGTGCACGCAGAACTGGCCGGCGCACCGATCGTGTCGTCGCGCGGTTCCACCCCTCTTCTGTCTCTGCGCGGCTCCTCGtccccttcctcaacctcatccaAGCCTCGTGTTCGCCGGTCGTGACAGTGTCCGCGCGTCCTCAAGAATCATTTGCTCCAGGCTGTTCTCCAGCGAGGTTTCCGACGGTTTGTGCGATCGTAGAAGGTGACTCGGCCTTAGATGCCAAACTCACGTTGAAGGCGTCCATCGTCTCGCAAAGCCTCAATGACCCTTTCGACAAAGTTGTCTACCGTGTCTCGGCCAATATTCCGAAGAGACGCTCTAAATAAAGCGGTCTGTTCTGGATATCTGTAACGACATCATCGATTTGGGTATCAGAAGGGAATAAGGGGCGAGAGGCAAAGGCAGCGGTGCGGTCGAACTCCCCCCAGAATTCCTAATAGTTGGGGGAAGTCAAGCCACAGGACGATGTGCTTGGCGTAGATGATCCCTGAGTCGCGAGGGCTGCGAGGGTCGCGAAGGTCACATCTGCCTCAGCTGGGATGCAGTAGCTTAGGACAGAGAATGGTGGCAACGACCAAGGAGGCACAAAACTGTGTTTGGTTGCACTCGCCGTTCTGCCGCTTCTTGTGCtagtctctcttcctcttcgcggCGCTCTGCCGCTTCTCGCAGCCTTTGTTGTTCTTCGATTTGACGTCGCTGTTCGGTTATCGTTAACCTCCATCCCTGTTTGAAATGAACACTCAGTAGATAATCGAGTATAATTAACTCAACAACGTTGGGGGGTGTTTGGCGGGCGCGGGGAACAGAGTGCTGGAGAGAATGCGTGTCTGGTTTGTTTACCAGCTTACTCACCATTCCATTATTGCCTCAGGAATCAATGCGCGTCAGTTTCAGACCCATTCGTCGGTATTTCCCGTCTATTGTCAATACACCGCGAGGGTGCTTTCATGTTGTACTTCCTACCGCTAAATATTCGACAAATAATTCGTTTCATGATTTCCTTTGGGATTGTGAGGTGC harbors:
- a CDS encoding uncharacterized protein (COG:S;~EggNog:ENOG410PVR9;~InterPro:IPR010354,IPR036188;~go_function: GO:0050151 - oleate hydratase activity [Evidence IEA];~go_function: GO:0071949 - FAD binding [Evidence IEA];~go_process: GO:0006631 - fatty acid metabolic process [Evidence IEA]), which gives rise to MAVRQQQLRIPQHQRAHAWILGSSIASLASAVHLIQEASIPASQVHVVESRTSARDGLPTIGNATIGYDYRVACLPIFCDGCTEDLLSIIPLISGPGKTLLDNLRCTPREIAPTRVLIKRGHEEQVCNARGVRTGWKVRIKLALFLQHSEEALGRKTIRDCLGNGFFKSAFWAVWASTLLSFADACAVSFMKSFSPLPTPLH
- a CDS encoding uncharacterized protein (COG:S;~EggNog:ENOG410PKSA) gives rise to the protein MRLRKGTRSRAETEEGWNRATTRSADFQADGELRLHWTAIDQVLAFALQALAVEPRTPEEHGVAHDNLSTRKVEFDVLSEISEASRKDPQASSYWPSHWKRVRKRYNTRACARCQPGASTPKHSSIEGSGTEQ